A stretch of the Marivirga tractuosa DSM 4126 genome encodes the following:
- a CDS encoding T9SS type B sorting domain-containing protein — protein MKRLILIILISFCYLNLWAQGSFQSENGLFTVNYLKGCEFTEIIVTENNTQGGTQFICFDADLSDIGSNNSCFGSAVQDPEDYRFIYQDAGTYNILLLDQIGNNQTYDSITIEIIEPQSPNIALANCDNGLVFNLNQQEEVFDIYTIDFGDGSAAQNHPITAFPLSYNYGDPTQEYTITVTGSFNNTGNNNCGNDTEIKNIVPEEQIESEANITSINLLSENSFEIEYEASQNQLYQLQIKQNSNGIYQTIDNISATTGGVYTFQDRNLNENFYCVRIVSTNSCDGSELNSNEVCTVRFNATAENNGNLIDWNHFSFENSNLLKNGEIIYSGNAPYVDANVLCGQVDVYSVVTRDQNGILVESLPIEVSAITGSPSIPISQIATKVLSDSELELNWEVPEGLQPSNFVIYKKRNLDDDYFQVDTTGTNSYIDIGTAFNTRNFYYSIAYTNSCGGISPLTTTAPNILLNVNQEESIINFTWNSYTGFDTLLSRYVIKKYDENMTLLDENDVANQTSFSENIAQSEDQLAFYQIEAYSENGLVAFSNTLRYKIPSSFFVPTGFTPNQDSFNEEIKVVGKFIEEVEFSIYNRWGTLIFRSNALEVGWDGYLTTRPAPEGTYSYTVRVKDKYGEEYYKSGVFNLIR, from the coding sequence TTGAAAAGATTAATTCTTATCATATTAATTTCATTTTGCTACTTGAATTTGTGGGCACAGGGTAGCTTTCAAAGTGAGAATGGCTTATTTACGGTAAATTATTTGAAAGGCTGTGAGTTTACGGAAATAATAGTAACAGAAAATAATACCCAAGGAGGCACCCAATTCATTTGCTTTGATGCAGACCTCTCTGACATAGGAAGTAATAATAGTTGCTTTGGAAGTGCTGTACAAGACCCAGAAGACTACAGGTTTATCTACCAGGATGCAGGGACCTACAATATTTTATTATTAGATCAAATAGGCAACAATCAAACATACGACAGTATTACAATTGAAATCATTGAGCCGCAATCACCTAATATTGCACTTGCCAATTGTGACAATGGTTTAGTTTTTAATTTAAATCAGCAAGAAGAAGTTTTTGATATTTATACTATTGATTTTGGTGATGGTTCTGCTGCTCAAAATCATCCTATTACCGCATTCCCTCTAAGCTACAACTACGGAGATCCAACGCAAGAATATACAATTACCGTGACAGGCTCATTTAACAATACTGGGAATAATAATTGTGGAAACGACACTGAAATAAAAAACATTGTTCCTGAAGAACAAATAGAAAGTGAGGCGAATATCACTTCTATTAATTTATTATCAGAAAATAGTTTTGAGATTGAATATGAAGCTAGTCAAAATCAGCTTTATCAACTTCAGATTAAACAAAACAGCAACGGGATTTATCAAACTATAGATAATATTTCAGCCACAACTGGAGGAGTTTATACTTTTCAGGATCGAAATTTAAATGAAAATTTTTATTGCGTTAGAATAGTAAGCACTAACAGTTGCGATGGTTCAGAACTTAATTCCAATGAAGTCTGTACCGTCCGATTTAATGCAACAGCTGAAAATAATGGAAACCTTATAGATTGGAATCATTTTAGCTTTGAAAACTCTAACCTTCTTAAAAATGGTGAAATTATATATAGTGGCAATGCTCCTTATGTTGATGCTAATGTTTTATGTGGACAAGTAGATGTTTATTCTGTAGTTACCAGAGATCAAAACGGCATCCTCGTGGAATCTTTACCGATAGAAGTATCTGCCATAACAGGTTCTCCTTCAATTCCTATTTCACAGATTGCCACGAAGGTACTGTCAGACTCAGAACTTGAACTAAACTGGGAAGTTCCAGAAGGCCTTCAACCTTCTAATTTCGTTATTTATAAAAAACGAAATCTTGACGATGACTACTTTCAGGTAGATACTACTGGAACAAATAGTTACATTGACATTGGCACAGCATTTAATACACGTAATTTTTACTATTCCATTGCCTACACGAATAGTTGCGGGGGAATATCACCCTTAACAACAACTGCGCCCAACATCCTATTAAATGTAAATCAGGAAGAATCAATTATTAATTTCACATGGAATTCTTATACTGGCTTTGATACATTATTAAGTCGATACGTCATTAAAAAATACGATGAAAATATGACGCTTTTAGATGAAAATGATGTTGCAAATCAAACTAGCTTTAGCGAAAATATTGCTCAAAGTGAAGATCAACTTGCATTTTATCAAATAGAGGCCTATTCTGAAAATGGACTAGTTGCATTTTCGAATACATTGAGGTATAAAATTCCATCTAGCTTTTTTGTACCAACAGGATTTACCCCTAATCAAGATTCATTTAATGAAGAAATAAAAGTAGTTGGAAAGTTTATAGAAGAAGTCGAATTTAGCATTTATAATAGATGGGGTACATTAATTTTCAGGAGTAATGCATTAGAAGTTGGCTGGGATGGCTATTTAACTACCCGACCTGCTCCAGAAGGAACCTACAGTTATACTGTGCGTGTAAAAGATAAATACGGTGAAGAATATTATAAAAGTGGTGTTTTTAATTTAATAAGATAA
- a CDS encoding YbaB/EbfC family nucleoid-associated protein: MFDMMKMMGQIKEVQGKVKQAQENLVHITAEGEAGAGMVKAKVNGKKQLISVEIDDSLVNENDKEMIQDLTVAAVNKAMEEVDVLAKEEMRKATDGALPNIPGMDLGNMFNG; encoded by the coding sequence ATGTTCGATATGATGAAAATGATGGGGCAGATTAAAGAAGTACAGGGCAAAGTGAAACAAGCTCAAGAAAATTTAGTCCACATCACAGCAGAAGGAGAAGCCGGTGCTGGAATGGTAAAAGCCAAAGTGAATGGTAAGAAACAATTAATCAGCGTTGAAATTGACGATTCTTTAGTCAATGAAAATGACAAAGAAATGATTCAAGACTTGACAGTTGCTGCAGTAAACAAAGCCATGGAAGAGGTAGACGTCTTGGCCAAGGAAGAAATGAGAAAAGCTACGGATGGAGCCCTTCCTAACATTCCTGGGATGGATTTAGGCAATATGTTCAATGGCTGA
- a CDS encoding glycosyltransferase family 2 protein: protein MADSVAVVILNYNGRNYLQKFLPNVIQNSSPHEIIVADNASTDDSVPYLKKNFPELKLIKIPENLGYAGGYNYALNQIQTDFYVLLNSDVETTPDWINPVIRLMQQNEDIVACQPKIKSYHNKDSFEYAGAAGGFIDHLGYPFCRGRIFSHLEKDQGQYNDNTPVFWATGACLFVKSRTFHDLGGLDDQFFAHMEEIDFCWRAKNMGYEIYYCGESTVYHVGGGTLQVESPFKTYLNFRNNWLLLYKNLSKEEFKAIRKRRKRLDILAAIQFIAKGKKANANAILKAHRDFKQKKKQYNHSQKHGFIHSEVFKHSIIKDFFVKGKKRFSELSWK from the coding sequence ATGGCTGATAGCGTAGCAGTAGTCATACTCAATTACAACGGCAGGAATTACCTTCAAAAATTCCTGCCGAATGTAATTCAAAATTCTAGCCCGCACGAGATAATAGTAGCAGACAATGCCTCCACAGATGATTCCGTTCCTTACCTTAAAAAAAACTTTCCCGAATTAAAGCTTATTAAAATACCCGAAAACCTTGGCTACGCAGGTGGTTATAATTATGCTTTAAATCAAATCCAGACTGATTTTTATGTTCTGCTCAATTCTGACGTGGAAACTACTCCTGATTGGATTAACCCTGTAATTAGGTTAATGCAACAAAATGAAGATATTGTTGCCTGTCAACCTAAGATAAAATCTTACCACAATAAAGATTCATTTGAATATGCTGGGGCAGCAGGAGGTTTTATTGACCATTTAGGCTACCCATTTTGCAGAGGAAGAATTTTTTCCCATCTGGAAAAAGATCAAGGTCAATATAATGACAATACTCCTGTTTTTTGGGCAACGGGAGCTTGCCTCTTCGTAAAATCTAGAACTTTCCATGATTTAGGGGGGCTTGATGATCAATTTTTTGCGCATATGGAAGAAATAGATTTCTGTTGGAGAGCAAAAAATATGGGCTATGAAATTTATTATTGTGGCGAAAGCACTGTTTATCACGTGGGTGGTGGTACGTTGCAAGTAGAAAGCCCATTTAAGACCTATTTGAATTTTAGAAATAATTGGTTGTTGCTCTATAAAAATCTTAGTAAAGAAGAATTTAAAGCCATCAGAAAACGAAGAAAAAGATTAGATATCTTGGCAGCAATTCAATTCATAGCAAAAGGAAAAAAAGCCAATGCAAATGCTATTTTAAAAGCCCATCGTGATTTTAAGCAAAAGAAAAAGCAGTACAATCATTCTCAAAAACATGGCTTCATACATTCCGAGGTTTTTAAACATTCTATCATTAAAGATTTTTTTGTCAAAGGGAAAAAGAGATTCTCGGAACTTTCTTGGAAATAA
- a CDS encoding serine hydrolase domain-containing protein, which translates to MKLFSSVFTYLILFSFTSFGQYYPEYEWQRRPAKSVRMDQFLLDSAVSVAARNENSISRDLRIAIIDAFSSEPDFEILGKTRERGEPSGLIIKDGYIVAEWGDINRVDMTFSVAKSYLSTVAGLALDQNLIHNIDDKVAKYVWDGTFDGVHNQKISWDHLLTQSSDWSGQQFGLYDWADRPPKEGGVDDWKARELHEPGTHYKYNDVRVNVLAYSLLQVWRKSLPQVLKEEIMDPIGASTTWRWLGYHNSYVNVDGLQVQSVSGGGHFGGGIFISTLDHARFGLLFLRNGKWKEKQLISEEWVESVQLSSQVKSDYGYLWWNNSQESWEGVSREVYYAAGFGGNYIIIDNANDLVVVTRWIDNSKIDDVMRLVQRSIK; encoded by the coding sequence ATGAAGCTTTTTAGCTCTGTATTTACCTATTTGATTCTGTTTTCATTTACTTCATTTGGACAATATTATCCTGAATATGAATGGCAGCGGAGACCTGCTAAATCAGTCCGTATGGATCAGTTCTTATTAGATAGTGCAGTCAGTGTCGCTGCTCGAAATGAAAATTCGATTAGTAGGGATTTAAGAATTGCTATAATTGATGCTTTTTCGAGCGAACCTGATTTTGAAATATTAGGTAAAACTAGAGAGAGGGGAGAGCCTTCCGGATTAATTATTAAAGATGGCTACATTGTTGCTGAATGGGGAGATATTAATAGAGTAGATATGACTTTCAGTGTTGCTAAAAGTTATCTATCCACCGTAGCAGGATTGGCTTTGGATCAAAATTTAATCCATAATATAGATGATAAAGTCGCAAAATATGTATGGGATGGCACTTTCGATGGTGTTCATAATCAAAAAATTAGCTGGGATCATCTGCTAACTCAATCCTCGGATTGGTCTGGGCAACAATTTGGACTGTATGATTGGGCTGATAGACCTCCGAAAGAAGGTGGAGTTGATGATTGGAAGGCACGAGAGCTTCATGAGCCTGGGACTCATTACAAATATAATGATGTTAGGGTGAATGTTTTGGCTTATTCTTTATTGCAGGTTTGGAGAAAATCGCTACCTCAGGTTTTGAAAGAGGAAATCATGGATCCTATCGGGGCTTCTACTACTTGGCGATGGTTAGGCTATCATAATTCATACGTAAATGTAGACGGATTGCAAGTTCAATCTGTAAGTGGTGGCGGTCATTTTGGTGGTGGTATCTTCATTAGTACGCTTGACCATGCTCGTTTTGGATTGCTTTTCTTAAGAAACGGAAAGTGGAAAGAAAAACAGTTGATTTCTGAAGAATGGGTGGAAAGTGTTCAACTATCTTCTCAGGTAAAATCTGATTATGGCTATCTATGGTGGAACAATAGTCAAGAATCTTGGGAAGGGGTTTCAAGAGAAGTATATTATGCAGCTGGCTTCGGAGGCAATTATATCATTATTGATAATGCCAATGATTTAGTGGTAGTAACCCGATGGATTGATAATTCGAAAATTGATGATGTGATGAGGTTGGTGCAAAGATCTATTAAATGA